The DNA region GGCGGCGGCGGCAAGACCGAGTTCCTTAAGGATTTTTTCGGCCTTGGCAAAATCTCCGTCGGATTCGACAAGAGCCTTTTTACACTCCATCATGCCGGCGCCGGTTTTGTCACGTAATGTTTTTACATCTGCTGCGCTAATTGCCACGTATATGCTCCTAATCTTCGTAAAGTTTGTCTTCGTCAACCAGGGCGACGGTCTCTTCTTCAGTTTCCTCTTCGTCGACGGTTTCGGTTTTTTCCTCTTCCTCCGGACTGTAGTCGGAGTAGTCCGCGTCGGTGAAGGACTGGTCGGTGCTGTCGTCTTCGTTATTGACCGCAGCGGCGACAGAGACGGTCTCTACCTCTTCGCTGTACTCAGCGTCATCCTTGTTGGGCGCTTCCTCGGAGTTCAGGTCCTCATCGTCGTCCTGCAGGGTCTCGATGACTTCGAGTCCGATCTCGTTATCCGCTTCAACGACGGCATTGGCAATAATCTGGGTAAACAGTGTTATCGCGCGAATTGCATCATCGTTGCCGGGAATGGGGTAGTTGATACCATCGGGATTACAGTTGGTATCGACAACCGCAATAATAGGAATCCCCATTCGCTGGGCCTCTGCCACTGCGATGGATTCTTTCTTCGTGTCGATGATGAATACTACGCCGGGGAGATCCTTCATCTCCTTGATACCGCCGAGGTTTTTCTCGAGGCGGGCGCGCTCTTTATTCAGTTTCGATACCTCTTTCTTCGTCAGGCTTTCAAAGGTACCGTCGATTTCCATCTTCTCGATCTTCTTGAGACGAAGGATGGACTTCTTGATGGTTGAAAAGTTGGTGAGCATACCGCCCAGCCAGCGGTTGTTTACATAGTACATTCCGCAACGCTGTGCTTCACGCTCAATTGCCTGCTGTGCCTGTTTCTTGGTCCCGATAAAAAGGACCGATTTTCCATCATGAACCGATTTACGGACCACCTCGTAGGCTTCGCGAATAGCGGCGATGGTCTTCTGCAAGTCGATGATGTGGATTCCGTTCCGCTCGGCGAAGATATACTTCTTCATGCGGGGGTCCCAGCGCTTGGTCTGGTGGCCGAAATGGACGCCCGACTCAAGCAGGTTCTTCATAGTAACTACTGCCAAGGTTTCCCTCCTAGGCGCGGCTTTCACGCCGCTTCCTTCTCTTTAATTCTCACACCCAGTATAAGCCGGGGCCGTACACTGATATGGTGTGGAAGATTTACCGCTTCAGCATATGAAACGGATAATTGAATGACCTTAACATGCCATAAAACGTCTGTATTGGCAAGCCCACCACGTTGTGGTAACTTCCTTTTAGGGCATGAATAAACAGCGCTCCCCGTTCCTGTATCCGGTAGGCGCCGGCGGCACCATCCCACTCCCCGCTATCCAGATACCATTCGATCTCTTCATGGCTCATGGAAGAAAACGCCACCTCGGTGCATACAGCTTTCATGGCTGATCTCTGTCCAAGGGTATCCAGGAGAACAATTCCCGACCATACCGTGTGAATCTCTCCCTCCAGAGCAATGAGCGTCTCCCGGGCCTCATCCCTGTCTGCGGGTTTTCCCAGAATTTGCGAACCGATACCCACCAGTGTGTCTACACCGAGTATCCATCGTCCATGATCCTTTCCTGACAGACAGGATTCCGCCTTCAGACGGGCCAGGCGCAGGGCTTCCTCGTCAATTCTGTCTGAAACAAGGGACTCATCTATATGCTGAGGGCGCTGCAGAAGAGGGAAGCCCAGGCCGGACAGCATGGCCGAGCGTTGAGGTGAAGCCGATGCCAGGCTTATACGAATGTCCGGGGGAGGATTTTTCTGTTCCGCAGGAATAATTTGCTGATTCATATTACCATATTGCATTCAAAGGGATTTGAAAAGAAGCCAGGCAGCGGGCAGTCCCGCCAGGGTCCCGGGATTGACGCGAACCCAGAAGGATACAACGTGAATGTCAAAACCCACGGGACCTGCTTCCAGGCTGAAGGAAAAGCCGAGAAGGGACAGCAGCATTTCCAGGAGTGCCCAGGCAAGGGTTCCGGTAAGGGCACCCAGGAATAAGAGCCGGTAGAGGACGGGTCTGTTTTTCGCAGTCCACTTCATTGATATACCGGGTTGATCAGTTTCTCGATGGCGGCTTCGGTTTCAGACAGTTGATGGGCAAGGGTTTCCCACTTTTCCTGGGCCTCTTCGATTCGAGTCCTCAGTCTGTTTATATTCGCCTGTACCTTTCGGGCGGCCTCCGGATCGGAATATACCCGGGGGCTTGCCAGGTTATCCTGGTCAAGGGAGATCTGCCGTTCAAGGTCCTCGATTTCCTCGAGAAGGGCTTCTTCTTCCCGGGAAAGCCTCCGGGAAGCCGCCTGCAGGTCCTTGAGCTGCTTCCTTTGAAGGCGGCTGTCGCTTATGCCGCCCTCCGGCGGCACTGCTGTATCTTCCTGCCTGGAGAGTTCCGCTGTAGCGGGCGATTCCCTCTCCTTGAGGGAACGATAGTAGGCGTAATCTCCGGGAAAATTTCTGCCCC from Marispirochaeta aestuarii includes:
- the rpsB gene encoding 30S ribosomal protein S2, with translation MAVVTMKNLLESGVHFGHQTKRWDPRMKKYIFAERNGIHIIDLQKTIAAIREAYEVVRKSVHDGKSVLFIGTKKQAQQAIEREAQRCGMYYVNNRWLGGMLTNFSTIKKSILRLKKIEKMEIDGTFESLTKKEVSKLNKERARLEKNLGGIKEMKDLPGVVFIIDTKKESIAVAEAQRMGIPIIAVVDTNCNPDGINYPIPGNDDAIRAITLFTQIIANAVVEADNEIGLEVIETLQDDDEDLNSEEAPNKDDAEYSEEVETVSVAAAVNNEDDSTDQSFTDADYSDYSPEEEEKTETVDEEETEEETVALVDEDKLYED
- a CDS encoding Maf family protein gives rise to the protein MNQQIIPAEQKNPPPDIRISLASASPQRSAMLSGLGFPLLQRPQHIDESLVSDRIDEEALRLARLKAESCLSGKDHGRWILGVDTLVGIGSQILGKPADRDEARETLIALEGEIHTVWSGIVLLDTLGQRSAMKAVCTEVAFSSMSHEEIEWYLDSGEWDGAAGAYRIQERGALFIHALKGSYHNVVGLPIQTFYGMLRSFNYPFHMLKR